In one Pseudomonas purpurea genomic region, the following are encoded:
- the lpxO gene encoding lipid A hydroxylase LpxO, producing MKLTIAVLYVLSIAYVHLRGRVRHKLGRQLSDHSTFLAPINCFLYLFSRIRNKPYLDPADFPDLSPLQAHWEEIRAEGQNLLKAGEIKRSEQYDDVGFNSFFKSGWKRFYLKWYGDSHPSAMKLCPRTTELVQSIGSIKAAMFAELPPGSKLVRHRDPYAGSYRYHLGLDTPNAPGCYINVDGENYHWRDGEAVMFDETYIHYAENTTQQNRIILFCDVERPMKYRWAAAFNRWFSRTVMAAAGAPNDACDRTGGLNRAFTKLYKIRLRGKELKKRNRTRYYLEKWAIFAGLLAIFILI from the coding sequence GTGAAACTCACTATTGCTGTCCTCTACGTTTTGTCTATTGCGTATGTGCATCTGCGCGGCCGTGTGCGCCACAAACTGGGCCGCCAGTTGAGCGACCACTCGACGTTTCTGGCGCCGATCAATTGCTTCCTTTATCTGTTTTCCCGAATTCGCAATAAACCTTATCTGGACCCCGCGGACTTCCCGGACCTGAGTCCCTTGCAGGCTCATTGGGAAGAGATTCGCGCTGAAGGTCAGAACCTGCTCAAGGCCGGTGAGATCAAGCGTTCGGAGCAGTACGACGACGTTGGTTTCAACTCGTTTTTCAAGAGTGGCTGGAAGCGTTTCTACTTGAAGTGGTACGGCGACAGCCATCCTTCGGCCATGAAACTGTGCCCGCGCACGACTGAACTGGTGCAAAGCATTGGTTCGATCAAGGCTGCCATGTTCGCCGAGTTGCCACCGGGCTCAAAACTGGTTCGTCACCGTGATCCGTATGCCGGTTCGTACCGTTATCACCTGGGGCTGGATACACCCAACGCCCCGGGCTGCTACATCAACGTTGACGGTGAGAATTACCATTGGCGCGATGGCGAAGCCGTGATGTTCGACGAGACTTACATTCATTACGCCGAAAACACCACGCAGCAAAACCGCATCATTCTGTTTTGCGACGTCGAGCGACCGATGAAGTACCGTTGGGCCGCAGCATTCAACCGTTGGTTCAGCCGCACCGTGATGGCAGCGGCTGGCGCACCCAACGATGCCTGTGATCGTACTGGAGGGCTGAACCGGGCCTTCACCAAGCTCTACAAGATCCGTCTGCGCGGTAAAGAGCTGAAGAAGCGCAACCGCACCCGTTATTACCTGGAGAAGTGGGCGATTTTTGCCGGGCTACTGGCGATCTTTATTCTGATCTGA
- a CDS encoding PQQ-dependent sugar dehydrogenase, giving the protein MLRKTLLATLCTGGLLGAVTPAWSAPTQQLQSEQGTLVATQITKGLEHPWALAFLPDQQGMLVTERPGRLRRVLVDGKLSAPLSGVPVVWAKGQGGLLDVVLSPGFKQDRLVYLSYAEGGAEGDKAGTVVGRGRLSEDLTTLKDFTVIFRQEPKLSTGNHFGSRLVFDRDGYLFITLGENNVRATAQDLDKLQGKVVRIYPDGKVPDDNPFVGLPGVRPEIWSYGHRNPQGAALNPWSGTLWENEHGPKGGDEVNIIERGKNYGWPTATHGINYSGQPIPEATGKSAEGTVDPHHVWEKSPGISGMAFYDGDRFKAWQHNLFIGALASQELIRLQFDGDKVVHEERLLGELKARIRDVRQGPDGYLYVLTDEDDGALYKIGLQ; this is encoded by the coding sequence ATGTTGCGTAAAACTCTCTTGGCAACCCTGTGTACCGGCGGGCTTCTTGGCGCAGTGACGCCTGCATGGTCGGCGCCTACCCAGCAATTGCAGAGTGAACAAGGCACACTTGTTGCCACGCAGATCACCAAGGGGCTGGAGCACCCGTGGGCCCTGGCGTTTCTGCCCGATCAGCAAGGCATGCTGGTGACCGAGCGGCCCGGCAGGCTGCGGCGGGTTTTGGTGGACGGTAAACTTTCAGCGCCCTTGAGCGGTGTGCCCGTTGTCTGGGCCAAAGGGCAGGGCGGATTGCTCGACGTGGTGCTTTCCCCGGGCTTCAAGCAGGACCGCTTGGTTTACCTGTCTTACGCCGAAGGCGGCGCCGAGGGCGACAAGGCCGGCACCGTCGTCGGGCGGGGGCGCTTGAGTGAGGACCTCACCACCCTCAAGGATTTCACGGTGATTTTCCGCCAGGAACCGAAACTCTCCACCGGGAACCATTTTGGCTCGCGACTAGTGTTCGACCGTGACGGTTATCTGTTTATCACCTTGGGCGAGAACAACGTCCGGGCCACCGCCCAGGACCTCGATAAACTGCAAGGCAAGGTCGTGCGGATTTACCCCGATGGCAAGGTTCCGGACGATAACCCCTTTGTCGGCCTGCCCGGCGTACGCCCGGAAATCTGGTCCTACGGACATCGCAATCCCCAAGGCGCAGCGTTGAATCCCTGGAGTGGCACGCTCTGGGAAAACGAACACGGTCCCAAGGGCGGGGACGAGGTGAACATCATCGAACGCGGCAAGAACTACGGCTGGCCGACCGCCACTCACGGCATCAACTACTCTGGCCAGCCAATACCGGAAGCCACCGGTAAAAGCGCCGAAGGCACCGTGGACCCCCATCATGTCTGGGAGAAGTCTCCCGGCATCAGCGGCATGGCGTTCTACGACGGTGATCGCTTCAAGGCCTGGCAGCACAATCTGTTTATCGGCGCGCTGGCTTCCCAGGAATTGATCCGCTTGCAGTTCGACGGTGACAAAGTGGTGCATGAAGAACGTTTGCTGGGAGAGCTCAAGGCGAGGATTCGGGACGTGCGCCAAGGCCCCGACGGTTACCTGTATGTGCTGACCGACGAGGACGATGGTGCACTGTACAAAATCGGCCTGCAGTAG
- the rimI gene encoding ribosomal protein S18-alanine N-acetyltransferase gives MNPVFRLAQLDDVKALLALEQQCFTTDRLNSRNFQWMINRANGQLIVAEGDSQLLGYAVVLFHRGTSLARLYSIAIAVQARGIGLGKQLLERIEASALEHDCAYVRLEVRTDNPAAIALYERHGYRRFALIHDYYQDHADALRLEKRILQHRDSRSISVPYYRQTTDFTCGPACLLMAMGTLQPARPLERREELQLWREATTVFMTSGHGGCSPQGLALAAWRRGFRVRLQVSIAGPLFLNGVRDAHKKDVMRLVHEEFNTQLLHSDVEQILGGPLDLPRLLSDGGQPLVLISSYRLTRSKAPHWVMVTDCDEDFVYLHDPDVDHSQHRQPMDCQHVPVSHAEFDRMCRFGRGKLRAAVVVYAKA, from the coding sequence ATGAATCCTGTTTTTCGCCTTGCACAACTCGATGACGTCAAAGCGCTGCTGGCGCTGGAACAGCAATGTTTCACCACCGACCGGCTCAACAGCCGCAATTTCCAGTGGATGATCAACCGTGCCAACGGCCAACTGATCGTCGCCGAAGGCGACAGCCAGTTACTGGGTTATGCCGTGGTGCTGTTTCACCGCGGCACTTCGCTGGCGCGCCTGTACTCCATCGCCATCGCGGTGCAGGCCCGTGGCATCGGACTTGGCAAGCAACTGCTCGAGCGAATCGAGGCCAGTGCACTGGAACATGACTGCGCCTACGTGCGACTGGAGGTGCGCACCGACAACCCGGCCGCCATCGCGTTGTATGAACGACACGGCTACCGGCGTTTCGCGCTGATTCACGACTATTACCAGGACCACGCCGACGCCCTGCGCCTGGAAAAACGCATCCTCCAGCACCGCGACAGCCGCAGCATCAGCGTGCCCTATTACCGGCAAACCACCGATTTCACCTGCGGCCCTGCCTGCCTGTTGATGGCCATGGGCACGCTGCAACCTGCTCGTCCGCTGGAGCGGCGTGAAGAACTACAGCTGTGGCGCGAAGCGACGACGGTGTTCATGACGTCCGGCCATGGCGGTTGCAGCCCTCAAGGGTTGGCACTGGCGGCCTGGCGTCGGGGATTTCGGGTGCGCTTACAGGTCAGCATTGCCGGCCCGCTGTTTCTCAATGGCGTGCGCGATGCTCATAAAAAAGACGTCATGCGCCTGGTACATGAGGAGTTCAATACTCAATTGCTGCACAGCGATGTCGAACAGATTCTCGGTGGCCCACTGGACCTGCCGCGCCTGTTGAGCGACGGCGGACAGCCCCTGGTGTTGATCAGCAGCTATCGCCTGACCCGCTCCAAGGCGCCTCATTGGGTGATGGTCACTGATTGTGATGAGGATTTCGTCTACCTGCACGACCCGGATGTCGACCACAGCCAGCATCGCCAGCCCATGGACTGCCAGCATGTACCGGTCAGCCATGCAGAATTCGACAGAATGTGCCGTTTCGGGCGTGGCAAATTGAGGGCAGCGGTGGTGGTGTATGCAAAGGCCTGA
- a CDS encoding RimK family protein, protein MSAVQGHWREVSEQRLPTAITPATYLSPSSGTSSQLVIIVERKEDWASYFPSEDIVTAQEYLEQTRENATGKRVQVINLCRSYKYLGHGYYCSLLAEARGHKVIPSVRTISELTRKSLYGLALDDLDKTLEKALGNHIYSDTDGFTLTLYFGKSTIEPLQDLARQLFEVFPCPILLVDFRRTNGWHIEGVKSGALHKLRDDQEDQFANALDSFSRKIWRMPRSRRLARYDLAILHDPLEALPPSNAKALENFVRVGKGLGIDVDLIERKDYARIAEYDGLLIRETTSVDNHTYRFAKKAESEGLVVMDDPTSILRCTNKVYLTDLLKSHQLGMPATEILYKERPEDFERVGERLGFPLVLKIPDGCFSRGVIKVESQQALLEATAELFEHSVLLLAQEFFYTEYDWRIGVLNRKPIFACQYFMSKGHWQIYNHKAKGQDINGECRTLAVHEAPRAVVELAVKTANLIGDGLYGVDLKQSGDKVVVIEVNDNPNMDAGIEDAWLQDDLYSLVLEEFVRRLELKRRGQALVRSGLLESGNPMGF, encoded by the coding sequence ATGTCAGCGGTACAAGGTCATTGGCGCGAAGTATCCGAGCAAAGATTGCCGACGGCAATAACTCCAGCAACTTATTTATCCCCATCGTCGGGCACTTCCAGTCAGCTGGTTATTATTGTCGAGCGCAAGGAAGACTGGGCGTCGTACTTCCCCAGCGAAGACATCGTCACCGCCCAGGAGTACCTCGAACAAACCCGTGAAAATGCAACGGGCAAGCGGGTTCAGGTCATCAACCTGTGCCGCAGCTACAAGTACCTGGGGCACGGTTACTACTGCTCCCTGCTGGCCGAAGCCCGGGGGCACAAGGTAATTCCGTCGGTACGGACCATCAGCGAACTGACCCGCAAATCCCTGTATGGCTTGGCGCTGGATGACTTGGATAAAACCCTTGAGAAAGCCTTGGGTAATCATATCTACAGTGATACAGACGGTTTCACCCTGACACTTTATTTTGGCAAAAGCACCATCGAGCCGTTGCAGGACCTGGCCCGTCAGTTGTTTGAAGTGTTTCCTTGCCCGATCTTGCTAGTGGACTTCCGTCGAACTAACGGTTGGCATATCGAAGGCGTAAAGTCGGGTGCGTTACATAAGTTGCGCGATGATCAGGAAGATCAGTTCGCCAATGCCCTCGACAGTTTCAGTCGCAAGATCTGGCGTATGCCCAGGTCGCGCCGTCTGGCCCGATACGATTTGGCCATCCTTCACGATCCACTGGAAGCATTGCCACCGTCCAACGCCAAGGCCCTGGAGAATTTTGTCCGGGTCGGTAAAGGTCTGGGCATCGATGTCGACTTGATCGAACGCAAGGATTACGCACGCATCGCCGAATACGATGGACTGCTGATCCGCGAGACCACCAGCGTCGACAACCATACTTATCGCTTCGCGAAAAAGGCTGAAAGCGAAGGGTTGGTGGTGATGGACGACCCCACGTCCATCCTGCGTTGCACCAACAAGGTCTACCTGACGGACCTGCTCAAAAGTCACCAGTTGGGCATGCCCGCTACCGAAATTCTGTACAAGGAACGACCGGAAGACTTTGAGCGGGTCGGCGAACGCCTGGGCTTTCCGCTGGTGTTGAAAATCCCCGACGGCTGTTTCTCCCGGGGCGTGATCAAGGTTGAAAGTCAGCAAGCATTACTGGAGGCCACTGCTGAACTGTTCGAGCACTCGGTGTTGCTGCTGGCCCAGGAGTTTTTCTACACCGAATACGACTGGCGCATTGGCGTGCTGAACCGCAAACCGATTTTTGCCTGCCAGTACTTCATGTCCAAGGGCCATTGGCAGATTTACAACCACAAGGCCAAAGGTCAGGACATCAACGGTGAATGCCGCACGCTGGCGGTGCATGAAGCGCCACGGGCAGTGGTTGAACTGGCCGTTAAAACCGCCAACCTGATCGGCGACGGCTTGTACGGTGTCGACCTCAAGCAGTCCGGCGACAAGGTGGTGGTGATCGAGGTCAACGACAACCCGAACATGGACGCCGGCATCGAGGACGCCTGGTTGCAGGACGACCTGTATTCGCTGGTGCTTGAAGAGTTTGTGCGCCGGTTGGAACTCAAGCGCCGCGGCCAGGCCCTGGTGAGGTCCGGGCTGCTTGAGTCCGGGAACCCGATGGGGTTCTGA
- a CDS encoding DUF2834 domain-containing protein, whose translation MKSVALPLIALLAFTGYTVSVMLSAEQSLIDFGISLMSRPDTAQVVIDLYLLTLAGVWMYKDARSRGQSALSVLPYLLITAVFVSIGPLLYLVVRGLRSHASGVVSSQQA comes from the coding sequence ATGAAGTCTGTAGCGCTCCCCTTGATCGCCCTGCTCGCCTTCACCGGCTATACCGTTTCCGTCATGTTGTCCGCCGAGCAGTCGCTGATCGACTTCGGCATCAGCCTGATGTCCCGCCCCGATACCGCCCAGGTAGTGATCGACCTTTACCTGCTCACCCTTGCTGGCGTATGGATGTACAAGGACGCTCGCAGCCGCGGCCAATCCGCGCTTTCGGTGCTGCCGTACTTGCTGATCACCGCGGTGTTTGTCTCCATTGGCCCATTGCTGTACCTGGTGGTGCGAGGTCTGCGCAGCCATGCATCCGGCGTGGTTTCCTCGCAGCAGGCTTGA
- the eco gene encoding serine protease inhibitor ecotin, whose protein sequence is MRSLPFTTTIALLASGLSTLVHAAKLEDIAPYPKAESGFTRQVIHLPQQTREDNYQVEILAGKTLTVDCNRQRLGGVLDEKNLEGWGYPFYRLEKVIGPMSTLMACPDGKSKPDFVPVVGDGFMLRYNSKLPIVVYVPKDVEVRYRIWSASDKIEKARQE, encoded by the coding sequence ATGCGCTCACTTCCCTTCACAACCACCATTGCGTTGTTGGCATCGGGTCTGTCGACCCTGGTTCACGCCGCAAAACTCGAAGACATTGCCCCCTATCCAAAAGCTGAAAGCGGCTTTACCCGTCAAGTCATTCACCTCCCGCAGCAGACAAGGGAGGACAACTACCAGGTCGAGATTCTCGCAGGCAAAACCCTGACCGTGGATTGCAATCGCCAACGGCTGGGGGGCGTTCTTGATGAAAAGAACCTGGAAGGCTGGGGTTACCCGTTTTACCGGCTGGAAAAAGTCATCGGCCCCATGAGCACCCTGATGGCGTGCCCGGATGGCAAGAGCAAACCGGACTTCGTACCGGTGGTCGGTGATGGTTTCATGCTGCGCTACAACAGCAAGTTACCCATCGTGGTCTACGTGCCCAAGGACGTCGAAGTCCGTTACCGGATCTGGTCAGCTTCCGACAAAATCGAAAAAGCCCGCCAGGAATAA
- a CDS encoding DUF1652 domain-containing protein: protein MFLSALELRSIIESSFLPKRCQCTLSPDLSMTVKVYGDHETDRLDLLVTGINANSLNGCREINELIAELRHDLEHNVASHPVVLRSKPH, encoded by the coding sequence ATGTTTTTATCTGCCCTGGAACTACGCAGTATCATTGAAAGCAGTTTTTTACCCAAGCGCTGCCAATGCACCTTGTCTCCTGATTTATCCATGACCGTGAAGGTCTATGGCGACCATGAGACCGATCGTCTGGACTTGCTGGTCACGGGCATCAACGCCAACAGCCTCAATGGCTGTCGCGAGATCAACGAACTGATTGCCGAGTTACGCCACGACCTTGAACACAATGTCGCGAGCCATCCTGTGGTTTTACGCTCGAAGCCCCATTAA
- a CDS encoding lipase family protein — MALKESEKPMLCEQSTPCPLRGDWVSFQLVDERGSGKPYAGLPYVLIDSVNQQHVGVLDGDGYAKVYDHYEGPVILQINSDYTGSEQLYSRLIARENYPLPIKEIQVRAENTRFVRKDGTRVDNNPAQKNADQFFQVEVRNFVEHATHLPPRSLCKYPPNYSLLKAMGDIGFDPEASTLWGVALQPNKRTVMEVRPLRAFRPMLSKDNAFSALNLYQLALMATFSYSDFGQQPEKPEDTVSFPLDPSVGFMFGNGLASFQETWKIDKAQTVPYYPLYEDVPYSKRFEILPFDPLLYKQNKIGLGEKQDHPAKLHFFDDAKAKDGTNTQAFITHHDEIILISVRGTAEIPDFLRDADAEQVPFAEGVGTAHKGFYNAYKAMSAFVTRYLSQFYSGQKVVICGHSLGGAIATLLAEALRRDATQKYDILLYTYGSPRAGDQVFVKGAADLVHHRMVNNNDPIPSLPAPWMNTRTSVWVPGLILSFVTLPYVGMLIFAAGLAKFGDADYEHHGALQHFMPVHFKGRDQSAVLWSPGCDSIEEAACSIALKKQGDLPDRDNFIKQLFQFSNHKMVDSYIPNAWATLRRWQQTQDTGTTIITKTEYDQVSNQLLDMQTRLKEKRSELTYGLSGLEHQDRQRTISALDSEVRKLDESRQRLNTLFHRTLTPMDVYGSAIQSPELSSGIERWLTKKENKVEVQLAMIPQQSATELRMA, encoded by the coding sequence ATGGCACTCAAGGAATCCGAAAAGCCAATGCTGTGTGAGCAATCCACACCCTGCCCATTACGTGGCGACTGGGTCAGCTTCCAGTTGGTGGATGAACGCGGGAGTGGAAAACCTTATGCAGGCCTTCCGTATGTCCTCATCGACAGCGTCAACCAGCAACATGTCGGCGTGTTGGACGGCGACGGCTATGCAAAGGTCTATGACCACTACGAAGGACCGGTCATCCTTCAGATCAACTCGGACTACACCGGCTCGGAGCAACTGTATTCACGGCTTATCGCCCGGGAAAACTACCCGCTCCCGATCAAAGAGATCCAGGTCCGGGCCGAAAACACCCGCTTTGTTCGCAAGGACGGAACCCGCGTTGACAACAACCCGGCACAGAAAAACGCCGACCAGTTCTTCCAGGTTGAAGTCAGGAACTTCGTCGAACACGCTACGCACTTGCCCCCTCGCTCCCTCTGTAAATATCCACCGAACTACAGCTTGCTCAAAGCCATGGGGGACATCGGCTTCGACCCTGAAGCGAGCACACTCTGGGGGGTCGCGTTACAACCCAACAAACGCACGGTGATGGAGGTCCGCCCATTGCGCGCGTTCCGGCCGATGCTGTCCAAAGACAACGCTTTCAGTGCCTTGAACCTCTATCAATTGGCGCTCATGGCCACCTTCAGCTACAGCGACTTCGGCCAGCAACCCGAGAAACCGGAGGATACCGTCAGTTTCCCTCTGGACCCCAGCGTCGGCTTCATGTTCGGCAACGGGCTGGCAAGCTTCCAGGAGACCTGGAAAATCGACAAGGCTCAGACCGTCCCTTATTACCCGCTCTATGAAGATGTGCCCTACTCCAAACGCTTCGAAATTCTTCCATTCGATCCGTTGCTGTACAAACAAAACAAGATTGGGCTGGGAGAGAAACAGGATCACCCTGCCAAACTGCACTTCTTCGACGATGCGAAAGCCAAGGATGGAACCAATACCCAGGCCTTCATTACGCACCACGACGAGATCATTCTTATCTCGGTACGCGGTACGGCTGAAATTCCCGATTTCTTGCGCGATGCCGATGCAGAGCAAGTGCCCTTCGCTGAGGGTGTAGGTACCGCTCACAAAGGCTTCTACAACGCTTACAAAGCGATGAGCGCATTTGTGACGCGCTACCTCTCGCAATTCTACTCAGGGCAAAAAGTAGTGATTTGCGGACACAGCCTGGGCGGTGCAATCGCCACATTGCTGGCAGAAGCCCTGCGCCGTGATGCCACTCAGAAGTACGACATTCTTCTCTATACCTACGGCTCCCCGCGGGCCGGCGACCAGGTTTTCGTCAAGGGGGCGGCCGATCTGGTACACCACCGCATGGTCAACAACAATGATCCGATCCCGAGTCTTCCCGCACCGTGGATGAACACCCGCACCAGTGTCTGGGTGCCGGGGCTGATCTTGAGCTTCGTCACGTTGCCGTATGTCGGCATGCTGATTTTTGCGGCGGGGCTGGCCAAGTTCGGTGATGCCGATTACGAGCATCACGGCGCGCTGCAACACTTCATGCCGGTTCACTTCAAGGGAAGGGATCAGTCTGCAGTGCTCTGGAGCCCTGGCTGCGATTCGATCGAAGAAGCCGCGTGCTCCATCGCCCTGAAAAAACAGGGTGACTTGCCGGACCGGGACAATTTCATCAAGCAACTGTTCCAGTTCAGCAATCACAAGATGGTCGACTCCTACATTCCGAACGCATGGGCCACCCTGCGCCGCTGGCAACAAACCCAGGACACGGGCACCACCATTATCACCAAGACGGAATATGACCAGGTGTCTAACCAGCTCTTGGACATGCAGACACGCCTGAAGGAAAAACGCTCCGAGCTGACCTACGGTCTATCCGGCCTCGAACACCAGGATCGCCAACGGACAATCAGTGCACTGGACAGCGAGGTCAGAAAACTGGATGAGTCGCGTCAACGCCTCAATACCCTGTTCCACCGCACCCTGACCCCCATGGATGTCTATGGCTCGGCCATTCAGTCACCTGAACTCTCGTCCGGCATCGAACGCTGGTTGACGAAGAAGGAAAACAAAGTCGAGGTTCAACTGGCGATGATTCCTCAGCAAAGCGCGACTGAACTGAGAATGGCGTAA
- a CDS encoding DUF4123 domain-containing protein produces the protein MSDLLNDWFDQQAQLNRTLVLVLDSLAEPNPVTSLYSAELMQRSVQLYRRTVYADFCAISPWLSELHDPDAHAFRALLDDPQRHWGWIASMDKADLDAVTQHWQARMVIDEDGDRSLFRFQDNRVIARCLASLTAAEIPLLLGPFSSVLYWADPEWKSTDNPRPGTYPVANPAPWLRTPEPAERSRSILRDNLKRWLLVYHLEAVTQLSDTRNVSEWLEEQIDLLDAWQWNTPEQRECMFRLRLDPQCAADVAWSALPGETPPQHFERCQRMFEPESDLQNA, from the coding sequence ATGAGTGACCTTCTCAACGACTGGTTCGACCAACAAGCGCAATTGAACCGCACCCTGGTGCTGGTACTCGACAGCCTCGCCGAGCCCAACCCGGTCACCAGCCTGTACAGCGCCGAGTTGATGCAGCGCTCGGTCCAGCTCTACCGGCGCACCGTCTATGCCGACTTTTGCGCCATCAGCCCCTGGCTGAGCGAACTGCACGACCCTGACGCCCATGCCTTCAGGGCCCTGCTCGACGATCCGCAGCGGCACTGGGGCTGGATCGCCAGCATGGACAAGGCCGATCTCGACGCCGTAACCCAGCATTGGCAAGCACGCATGGTGATCGACGAAGACGGTGACCGCTCGCTGTTCCGCTTCCAGGACAACCGCGTCATTGCCCGATGCCTGGCCAGCCTGACAGCGGCGGAAATCCCGTTGCTGCTCGGCCCCTTCAGCAGCGTGCTGTACTGGGCCGACCCGGAATGGAAAAGCACCGACAACCCTCGGCCGGGCACCTACCCCGTGGCTAATCCGGCACCCTGGTTGCGTACGCCTGAACCCGCCGAACGTTCACGCAGCATCCTGCGGGACAACCTCAAACGCTGGTTGCTGGTCTACCACCTCGAGGCGGTCACGCAGTTGAGCGATACCCGCAACGTCAGCGAGTGGCTGGAAGAGCAGATCGACCTGCTCGACGCCTGGCAATGGAACACCCCCGAACAACGGGAGTGCATGTTCCGTCTGCGGCTCGATCCCCAGTGCGCTGCCGACGTTGCATGGTCAGCGCTGCCAGGCGAAACACCGCCGCAGCATTTCGAGCGCTGCCAGCGGATGTTCGAGCCCGAATCAGACCTGCAAAACGCGTGA